In Streptomyces sp. 1331.2, one genomic interval encodes:
- a CDS encoding PP2C family protein-serine/threonine phosphatase, translated as MPPRTIGTTAVTSSAVLEPAYEIGGDAFDHSLAGTLLHLTLLDAMGHDLASGGCSAVALAACRSTRRAGGSLVDIAEQIDRTLARWIPDRLLTCLIADLDTATGRLDWINCGHPAPLLLREGRIVTGALDRPPHLPLGLDSAAPPPQVHTARLQPGDRVLMFTDASPRPARPAANSSASTAWPTPSSAP; from the coding sequence GTGCCGCCGCGGACGATCGGCACCACCGCGGTGACGTCCTCCGCCGTCCTGGAACCCGCGTACGAGATCGGCGGTGACGCCTTCGACCACAGCCTGGCCGGCACACTCCTGCACCTGACCCTGCTGGACGCCATGGGCCACGACCTCGCCTCCGGCGGCTGCAGCGCCGTGGCTCTCGCCGCCTGCCGCTCCACCCGCCGTGCCGGCGGCAGCCTCGTCGACATCGCCGAGCAAATCGACCGCACCCTGGCCCGGTGGATCCCCGACCGGCTGCTGACCTGCCTGATCGCCGACCTGGACACCGCCACCGGCCGGCTGGACTGGATCAACTGCGGCCACCCGGCACCGCTACTGCTGCGCGAGGGCCGCATCGTGACCGGCGCACTCGACCGACCCCCGCACCTGCCGCTGGGACTCGACAGCGCCGCTCCCCCGCCGCAGGTCCACACCGCCCGCCTGCAGCCCGGCGACCGGGTGCTGATGTTCACCGACGCGTCACCGAGGCCCGCTCGCCCGGCGGCGAACTCTTCGGCGAGCACCGCCTGGCCGACACCGTCGTCCGCGCCATGA
- a CDS encoding serine/threonine-protein phosphatase has product MADTVVRAMTDGLPAPEALRRLIQQILRHQDQQLRDDATILLTEWHPQPRPPAGR; this is encoded by the coding sequence CTGGCCGACACCGTCGTCCGCGCCATGACCGACGGCCTGCCCGCGCCGGAAGCCCTACGCCGCCTCATCCAGCAGATCCTGCGCCACCAGGACCAGCAACTGCGCGACGACGCCACGATCCTGCTCACCGAGTGGCACCCGCAGCCGCGGCCGCCGGCAGGCAGGTGA